Below is a window of Yimella sp. cx-51 DNA.
GACACCGATGCATTCATCGACGAGATCCCGCAGGCGTACAAGGACATCGACCAGGTGATGGCGGACGCCGACGACCTGGTCGAGGTGCGGCACACCTTGCGACAGATCGTGAACGTCAAGGGCGACTAACCTTTTTGGTGGCTCCTTCGACGTTCGGACCCCTGGCGGGCACTTCGTTTCCGCCAGGGGTCCAAACCGTCCCACCACCGCGAGCCTCCCGCACAGCTCACCGTGGAAGCCACCACTGGCAGTCCTCAGCTCGTGGCTCTGCTGATTGACTGAGGTCATGGCACTCTTCCGACGCAAGAAGAAGGACGAATCCTCCGGGCAGCCGGGGCGCCAGGAGCGAGACGCGCACCTACCCGCCCTCACCGTCGACGAGGCGCGCCATCTCATCGAACTGGCGGCAGGCAGCTTGGTTCGCCGAGGCCATCTGGTGCAAGCCCACGGCGGTGTGCTGCAGGGCGATACCGGGCAGCATGTCGGGCTGGAGAACCTCTCACGCACCGTCGCGTCCGCACCCATGGACGACTGGCCCGCGATCGTCGATTCGCACATCAGCGCCCTCGCCGACACCTGGGACACCGAGGACACACCCGCCGATCCGCAGACACTGCTGATCAAACTGCGGCAGCGCGCAGACATCCCCGAAACCTTCTTCACCTACTCACCGCTCGAACCATTGCCCGGCATCGTCGGGGTGCTTGCTGCCGACCTGCCCCACGTCGTGAAGGAATTCGGCAGTCTCGATCTCGTCGGCGATCGCGATGAGGCGTACGACCGAGCGCTGCGCAACATCGCCGCCCTCCCGCTGCCCACGCACAGCACCTATTTGATCGACGAGACCAAGCCGAGCACCCTCCTGCACTTCTTCCGCTCCGCCGACTATTTCGGAGCGGCGCGCGTGGTGGTTCTGCCCGACCTGCTCCGCCGGGCGCTCGACACAGCGATTCCGCCGCACGGCGTCATCGTGGCGTTGCCGACCAGGCACTCACTGAACGTGCATGTGCCCCAGGACGCCGACACGCTCCAGGTGATCAACACCTTGGCCGTCGCCACCGTCAATCAGTACGACGCCGAACCCGGACCGGTCTCCCCCCACCTGTTCCACATCGGGCCGGACATGATCGCAACACAACTCACCCGTCTGGACGACGAGGGCAAGGTCATCGTGACAGTGGACGGTCCGATTCGCGACATGTTCGTCACGCTCGGACTCATCACCGACGGTGATCAGTAGTCCATCCGCATCACTGCCCTGACACTCGCCAAGGTGGCATCTGCAACCGACCGTGCCCGTTCATTTCCGTCCCGAAGCACCTGGTACAGGTACGCCGCGTCCTTGGCGAATTCCGCACGCCGTGAACGGTGTGCGGCCAGACCTTCATTGACCGCTTCGGTGACGACTCGCTTGAGAGCGGCAGCACCTCCATCACCGATCTCGGCTGCATGCTCGGCCGGTGAACGCCCAGCGAAACCGCTGGCGATCTCGAGCAACGACGCAACGTGCGGACGACGCCCCGGCTCGTAGGTGATGGTGCGCTCGGCATCAGTGCGAGCCTTCCGCACAGCCGCCGCCGTCTCGTCAGCCGACATCCCCAGGGTGATTGTGTTGCCCTTCGACTTGCTCATCTTCGTGCCGTCGAGCCCGAGCAGCAGCGGCGATTCGGTCAACAACGCGTCTGGTTCGGCGAAGACAGTTTCACCCCCGGCGTACCGATGGTTGAATCTGCGGGCGATCGCCCGGGTCTGTTCCACATGCGGCAGGTTGTCCTTTCCGATCGGGACGACATTGCCGTGGCAGAACAAGATGTCGGCAGCCTGGTGCACCGGATAGGTCAGCAACAGCCCTGACATGGGTCGGCCCCCGGTGGCTGCCAGTTCGTCCTTGACCGTCGGGTTGCGACGTAGTTCGGCATCGGTGACCAGTGACAGGAAGGGCAGCACGAGTTGGTTCAGCGCGGGCACCGCCGAGTGGGTGAAGATCGTCGTGCGGGTCGGATCGATACCGGCCGCCAGGTAGTCGAGCACGCACTCCTGCACGATGCGCTTGAGATCGCCTACGGCGTCCCGATCGGTGATCACCTGGTAGTCAGCGATGATGACGAACGAGTCGATTCCCTTGTCCTGCAGCACGACTCGATTTCGCAGGCTGGCGAGGTAGTGGCCGATGTGCAGTGGGCCGGTCGGCCGGTCGCCGGTGAGGACACGCAGCTTTCGACGCGCCGGGGTGTCTGGGCCGTCGATGACAGCTTGCAGGGTGTGGCTGCGGACGAGGGCTGCCTCGAATGATTCGTCAGACATGTGAACTCCTGATCGAAGTGATGACCGTCTCGCTGGGAGGTGTCCGCACATGCAAAACGCCGCCTCGTACGAGACGGCGCGAATGAACTGGGTAAGTCGATGCGGGCCGTCTAGGAGGGCGGCCACCACTGGGTGCGAGTGTTCGACATGGCGATCACAATACGCCCGGCTCCGAGCGTGCCGCACGACGCCGGCGCAGCAAGGGGATGATCGCGGCGAAAGCCAGCGCCAATCCGAACAGCGCCGCCACGTAGACAACGACACCGTTCCATCCGTCGGCGGTGAACCACACGCCAGCGAGCGCGCCGAGCACCGAACTGCCGAAGTAGTAGGCGAACAGGTAGAGCGCGCTGGCTTCGGCACGGTGTTCGGATGCGATCGCCCCGACCCAGCCGCTGGCGACCGAGTGGGCCGCGAAGAATCCGGCGGTGAAGAGCAGGACGCCGATGAGCACGGCCGTTAGGGCGGCGGGCAGCGTGATGAGCAGGCCGAGGACTGCGACGATTTCGGACACGACGAGCACAGGTTTGCGTCCGAACCGGTCGGCCAGGCGACCGGCGGCGGCAGATGACACCGTGCCAGCGAGGTAGAGCAGGAAGACCAGTCCTACTGCTGACTGCGGAAGGTGGAATGGCGCTGCGATCAAACGGAATCCGAGCATGTTGTAGACGGCGACGAAGCCGCCCATGAGCAGGAACGCTGTGAGGTAGAGCGCGATCAGACGTCCGTTGCGCAGGTGCCCGACCACGTTCGCGGTGGTAGTGCGCAACCCGACCGGTGCGCGGACGAAGGAGCGGGACGCCGGTGCCTTCCAGAGGAAGAGTCCGGTGAAAGCCAAGGCAGCCAGGCCGGCTGCTTCGAGTGCCCACCGCCAACCGGAGTGGTCGAGCACGAACGCGGCCAGCACGCGTCCACTCAACCCGCCGACGGTCGTGCCGGCGATGTAGCGGCCCATTGCTCCCCCGAGATGCTCGGGATCGACTTCCTCGGCGAGGTAGGCCATCGCCGTCGCGGGGATCCCGGCGAAGCAGACCCCTTGCAATCCGCGAATCGTCAGCAGGACACCCATCGACGGAGCGAGCGGCACGAGACACCCCAGAAGCGCCGAGGCGAGCGCGGCCGAGGCCATGACCCGCACTCGTCCGAATCGTTCCGACAGAGCGCTGGCGGGCACGATCGCGAGTGCCAGCGTCCCGGTGGTTGCCGACACCGCGAGGGCCGAGGTCGCCGGGCCGACGCTGAACTCGTCGGACAGTTCGGGCAGCACGGCCTGGGCGGCGTACATCGCCACGAAGGTGGCCATTCCCGCGGCGAACAGCGCCCAGGTGATGTCGCGGTATCCGGCTTCACCGCGCCGATACCCCTGGTCACTCACAATCGCCAGTCTGCCCCGCCCCCGCTTCGCAGGACGCACGGGTCAACTCGAGCGATCTGCTCGATGCTACGACGTGGCTCCTTCAGGATGAGCTGGTCCGGTGCCTGGACGTGCGAACCCTCAGAGTCCGCAAGAGGGTGCTTCCACCGGAGCCGGCTGGCCGATCGAGGGCATCCCGAGCGTCACCTTGGGCTTGGCGGTGGCACCGTCCGCTTTGCCGGCCTGCAGCGCCTCCCAGGCGTCGCCGCCACGCGAACGGCGGACGCTGAACGTCCCGCCGTCGAGCACCCCGTCGGCGATGAGGTGGTGGCCGGCGCCGTAGGTGACGTCGACGGTGGCGAAGTCACCCGGGCGGGGCAGTTCGACGCCTTCGGCGGTCGGGAGTGCGAAGTGCACGAGCCGGTTGTCCTGTGCGCGGCCCGACATGCGTCCGGTCTGGCTGTCGCGGCGCCCCTCGGTCGGGGCGACCAGCACCTCGATCGTTCGGCCCTCGATCGTGCGGTTCTCCTGCCAGGAGATCTCCTCCTGCAGCTCCAACAGACGCTCGAAGCGTTGCTGCACAACGGCTTTCGGCAGCTGGTCGGGCATCGTGGCGGCAGGAGTGCCGGGGCGAATGGAGTACTGGAAGGTGAACGCCGAAGAGAAGCGTGCCTCGCGGACGACGCGCATCGTCTCCTCGAAATCGTCCTCGGTCTCGCCGGGGAAGCCGACGATGATGTCGGTGGTGATCGCGGCGTGCGGGATGCGGTCGCGCACCCGGTCGAGGATGCCGAGGAACTTCGCCGAACGGTAGGAGCGCTTCATCTCGCGCAGCACCTTGTCCGACCCAGACTGCAGCGGCATGTGCAGCGACGGCATGACGTTGGGCGTCTCGGCCATGGCGTCGATGACGTCGTCGGTGAAGGCGGCGGGGTGTGGCGAGGTGAAGCGCACCCGCTCCAGGCCCTCGATCTCACCGCACGATCGCAGCAGCTTGCTGAACGCCTGACGGTCGCCGAACTCGACGCCGTAACTGTTCACGTTCTGACCCAGCAGCGTGACCTCGACGACGCCTTGGTCGACCAGGGCTTTCACCTCGGCCAGGATGTCGCCGGGTCGGCGGTCCTTCTCCTTGCCCCGAAGTGCGGGGACGATGCAGAAGGTGCAGGTGTTGTTGCAGCCGACCGAGATCGACACCCATCCGCTGTAGGCGGAGTCGCGCCGTGTCGGCAAGGTGGACGGGAAGGTCTCGAGCGATTCGACGATCTCGACCTGGGCCTCGGCGTTGTGACGCGCACGCTCTAGCAGCACCGGCAGTTGACCGACGTTGTGGGTGCCGAAGACGACGTCCACCCATGGGGCTCGCTCGACGATCTGTGCGCGGTCTTTCTGCGCGAGGCAGCCGCCGACGGCGATCTGCAGATCAGGGTTGATGTCCTTGGCCGGGCGCAGGTGACCGAGGGAGCCGTACAGCTTGTTGTCGGCGTTCTCGCGCACCGCGCAGGTGTTGAACACGACGACGTCGGGCACCTGTGGCCGCTGCTCCGGGGCAAGCGAAGCGCTGTCGACGAAACCGGCCGACTCCAGTAGGCCGCTGATCCGCTCGGAGTCGTGCACGTTCATCTGGCACCCGTGGGTGCGCACCTCATAAGTCTTCGCCATGACCGATCAAGAGTACGGCGTCGGATCGGGGCTGGCCGAATCGTCAGTCGCCCGACAACCGTTGCTGGGCCGCCCACTGCGCCAGGTCGTCATCACGTCGCGGCGGAGCAGGCGCGTCCTTGTCGAAGGCGAACCAGATTCCAGCCGCCAGAGCAGCCATGGAGAGCACGATGCCAGCGATGCCGTAGGGATCGCTGAGACCACCGAGCAGCACAATGGCCACCACCTGAGCGACTGCTGCCGCCGCCAGCACGAAGCCGGCGGCCCGGCTGCCCACCATGGCGACGACGGCGGCAATCAGACTGAGCACGACGACCAGGACGTACACCGCCAGGGGCGAATCGACATCGTTGGACATCGTTGCCTCGCCGCGCGGCGACCGCTCGCTGTCCTCGATGCCGTGTACCACAGCGCCCGCCAGCAGCAGAACGGACAAGACTGATGCGAGGAGAAACGACGGGACCGCAGCGCACACGCACAACACCCTGGACGGCCGCCATGCCTTCCGTTGCTCCATGTCGTCACCGTATCCCCGGCCCGCCGCGTGCACGCCGAAGCGAGGTCGGCCCCCCGTGAACGCGGACGGATATCGTGGTGGCCGGACCGGGATGCTGGTCAGCAGTTCAGTTCCAGACCGCACCAGCCTGAGGTGACCTCACATGAAAACCCTGCTCAACATCATCTGGTTCGTGTTCGCCGGCTTCTGGCTCTGGCTCACCTACATGATCGCCGGCGTGATCATGTGCATCTTCATCGTCACGATCCCCTTCGGTATCGCCTCGTTCCGCCTCGGCAATTTCGCGGTGTGGCCCTTCGGTCGCACCGTGATCGACAGACCGGACGCGGGCACGGCGTCGGCGATCGGCAACGTCCTGTGGTTCATCTTCGCTGGTATCTGGCTGGCCTTTGCGCACGTCGCGACAGCGTTCGCGCTGGCGAT
It encodes the following:
- the trpS gene encoding tryptophan--tRNA ligase, with protein sequence MSDESFEAALVRSHTLQAVIDGPDTPARRKLRVLTGDRPTGPLHIGHYLASLRNRVVLQDKGIDSFVIIADYQVITDRDAVGDLKRIVQECVLDYLAAGIDPTRTTIFTHSAVPALNQLVLPFLSLVTDAELRRNPTVKDELAATGGRPMSGLLLTYPVHQAADILFCHGNVVPIGKDNLPHVEQTRAIARRFNHRYAGGETVFAEPDALLTESPLLLGLDGTKMSKSKGNTITLGMSADETAAAVRKARTDAERTITYEPGRRPHVASLLEIASGFAGRSPAEHAAEIGDGGAAALKRVVTEAVNEGLAAHRSRRAEFAKDAAYLYQVLRDGNERARSVADATLASVRAVMRMDY
- a CDS encoding MFS transporter, with the translated sequence MSDQGYRRGEAGYRDITWALFAAGMATFVAMYAAQAVLPELSDEFSVGPATSALAVSATTGTLALAIVPASALSERFGRVRVMASAALASALLGCLVPLAPSMGVLLTIRGLQGVCFAGIPATAMAYLAEEVDPEHLGGAMGRYIAGTTVGGLSGRVLAAFVLDHSGWRWALEAAGLAALAFTGLFLWKAPASRSFVRAPVGLRTTTANVVGHLRNGRLIALYLTAFLLMGGFVAVYNMLGFRLIAAPFHLPQSAVGLVFLLYLAGTVSSAAAGRLADRFGRKPVLVVSEIVAVLGLLITLPAALTAVLIGVLLFTAGFFAAHSVASGWVGAIASEHRAEASALYLFAYYFGSSVLGALAGVWFTADGWNGVVVYVAALFGLALAFAAIIPLLRRRRAARSEPGVL
- the miaB gene encoding tRNA (N6-isopentenyl adenosine(37)-C2)-methylthiotransferase MiaB; amino-acid sequence: MAKTYEVRTHGCQMNVHDSERISGLLESAGFVDSASLAPEQRPQVPDVVVFNTCAVRENADNKLYGSLGHLRPAKDINPDLQIAVGGCLAQKDRAQIVERAPWVDVVFGTHNVGQLPVLLERARHNAEAQVEIVESLETFPSTLPTRRDSAYSGWVSISVGCNNTCTFCIVPALRGKEKDRRPGDILAEVKALVDQGVVEVTLLGQNVNSYGVEFGDRQAFSKLLRSCGEIEGLERVRFTSPHPAAFTDDVIDAMAETPNVMPSLHMPLQSGSDKVLREMKRSYRSAKFLGILDRVRDRIPHAAITTDIIVGFPGETEDDFEETMRVVREARFSSAFTFQYSIRPGTPAATMPDQLPKAVVQQRFERLLELQEEISWQENRTIEGRTIEVLVAPTEGRRDSQTGRMSGRAQDNRLVHFALPTAEGVELPRPGDFATVDVTYGAGHHLIADGVLDGGTFSVRRSRGGDAWEALQAGKADGATAKPKVTLGMPSIGQPAPVEAPSCGL
- a CDS encoding YccF domain-containing protein, encoding MKTLLNIIWFVFAGFWLWLTYMIAGVIMCIFIVTIPFGIASFRLGNFAVWPFGRTVIDRPDAGTASAIGNVLWFIFAGIWLAFAHVATAFALAITIIGIPFAWANLKMIPAALVPLGKQIVKSDNNSQGYYQVPR